One genomic region from Macrobrachium rosenbergii isolate ZJJX-2024 chromosome 1, ASM4041242v1, whole genome shotgun sequence encodes:
- the LOC136840744 gene encoding mRNA decay activator protein ZFP36L3-like, whose amino-acid sequence MILALVAGLAFVASLTLLASLALVASLAFVASLAFVASLTLLASLALVASLAFVASLAFVASLTLLASLALVASLAFVASLAFVASLTLLASLALVASLAFVASLAFVASLALVASLAFVASLAFVASLGLVASLAFVASLAFVASLTLLASLALVASLAFVASLAFVASLTLLASLALVASLAFVASLAFVASLALVASLAFVASLAFVASLTLLASLAFVASLAFVASLGLVASLAFVASLTLLASLALVASLALVASLAFVASLAFVASLTLLASLAFVASLAFVASLGLVASLAFVASLTLLASLALVASLAFVASWHQIRK is encoded by the coding sequence ATGATTTTGGCTCTCGTAGCTGGTCTGGCTTTCGTAGCTAGTCTGACTCTCTTAGCTAGTCTGGCTCTCGTAGCTAGTCTGGCTTTCGTAGCTAGTCTGGCTTTCGTAGCTAGTCTGACTCTCTTAGCTAGTCTGGCTCTCGTAGCTAGTCTGGCTTTCGTAGCTAGTCTGGCTTTCGTAGCTAGTCTGACTCTCTTAGCTAGTCTGGCTCTCGTAGCTAGTCTGGCTTTCGTAGCTAGTCTGGCTTTCGTAGCTAGTCTGACTCTCTTAGCTAGTCTGGCTCTCGTAGCTAGTCTGGCTTTCGTAGCTAGTCTGGCTTTCGTAGCTAGTCTGGCTCTCGTAGCTAGTCTGGCTTTCGTAGCTAGTCTGGCTTTCGTAGCTAGTCTGGGTCTCGTAGCTAGTCTGGCTTTCGTAGCTAGTCTGGCTTTCGTAGCTAGTCTGACTCTCTTAGCTAGTCTGGCTCTCGTAGCTAGTCTGGCTTTCGTAGCTAGTCTGGCTTTCGTAGCTAGTCTGACTCTCTTAGCTAGTCTGGCTCTCGTAGCTAGTCTGGCTTTCGTAGCTAGTCTGGCTTTCGTAGCTAGTCTGGCTCTCGTAGCTAGTCTGGCTTTCGTAGCTAGTCTGGCTTTCGTAGCTAGTCTGACTCTCTTAGCTAGTCTGGCTTTCGTAGCTAGTCTGGCTTTCGTAGCTAGTCTGGGTCTCGTAGCTAGTCTGGCTTTCGTAGCTAGTCTGACTCTCTTAGCTAGTCTGGCTCTCGTAGCTAGTCTGGCTCTCGTAGCTAGTCTGGCTTTCGTAGCTAGTCTGGCTTTCGTAGCTAGTCTGACTCTCTTAGCTAGTCTGGCTTTCGTAGCTAGTCTGGCTTTCGTAGCTAGTCTGGGTCTCGTAGCTAGTCTGGCTTTCGTAGCTAGTCTGACTCTCTTAGCTAGTCTGGCTCTCGTAGCTAGTCTGGCTTTTGTAGCTAGTTGGCACCAGATTAGAAAGTAA